GAATACCGGTCCATCAGTCCAAGAAGAGGAGTAGGCGTGCAGCGTCCCTTCAAACTGTTTTTCTTCGTTGATGCAATGATAGAGGCTTCCCCAATTTGCCTGTAAGGAGACTGTACAATCAAGGTTCTCCCTTCCGTTGTTTTGCACTAAGATGCCATAGACAAACCCCCTATGGCCCACCGGGGCATAGATGGTTATCGAAATGGAAAACCCATTTCCCAGAGTGAGGCTGGCACTGGGTATCCAATAATCGAGCAATTTCCACTGCAGGGAAGCGAGGTCAAGCAGTGCTCCCCCAATTTTAATGCGAGGGACCATAAAGGGATGATTCTCAGTTCCCCGCAGGTCCAGCAACCCTTTGCTTCCCATGTGGAGAAAGGTTATATCCTTGATTCCTGCATTCCTAGTCTCAATCTGTGGCAAAGAGATATATTCGTTTCCTGTTGGGTACCGTTCTATCTTCATCGGTGGAATCCTTATAGTAGCACTACTTAAACGTTTAAGTAACATGAACATTGTAAGCTTCGATACTAAAATACGTCAAGACTTTTTTCATATACCCTACAGGATTCTCATCTACAATTTTGCTTGACTTTCGAACCCTGCTCAATTACTCTGTAACAAGTATTACATGTAACAGGTATTACATATAAATAAAGGGTACAATACAATGGAAGATCAACAATGGCTCTTGCTCAATTTTACACTCCCTAAAGAACCTTCCCGGGTCCGGGTAAGCGTGTGGAGAAAATTGAAAAAAAAAGGTTCGATTAACATCGGGCAATCCATGTGGATTTTACCGGTCAGTGATCCACATCTTTTGTTTTTCACCGCGATCAGTGAGGAAATCACCCAGAACAAAGGAACAGCCTTTCTGCTTACAGCAACGTTCATCAAGGAAATCAATGCCCCGGACGTGATAGAACTCTTCAATTCCGCCAGAAATGAGGAATATACGGAGTTCTTGGAGAAATGCGAGGATTTCTCCGATGAGATAGAAAAAGAGACAACGATTGAAAATTTTTCCTTTGGGGAACTGGAAGAAAACGAAGAGGAATACAAGAAACTCAGTGAATGGCTCCAGAAAATACTTGAAAGAGATTTCTTCTCCTCTTCGGTAGGCCTCCAAGCAAAACAGCAATTAGGCAAATGCCAGCAACTGCTTGAGGAGTTCAGCTCAAAAGTCTATAGCTCATCCGAAGAAGAAGGGGCGATCTGAAAATGGCAAGGTTACCTATAGCACCAATCAAGGAACCGGGAAAGATACTCAACTACTGGAAAAAAGAAAAACTGATTGTCGCATGCATCGTCTTCTTCGGGCTGACCTTCAACACCTTGACAATCCTAGGGCCCATCTACCAAGGGAAACTCATCGATGCGATTGTCCAAGGTAATAATCTGAAAGCACTGCTTCAGCTTGCGGCAACTTTCATCCTCTTGGTCGTAACCATCCAGCTTTTGCGGTACTACAAACGCTTTTTCATCCGTCGTTTTGCCAACAACACCAGTGCTACCATGCGCCTGATGGTCTACAACAACATCATGCATAAGAGCATGACTGAGTTGGAAAAGGAAAATGCAGGGAATCTCATGACCCGGGCAATTTCAGATGTGGATCTGTGTGTCGAGGGCATGCGCAAGTTCACTACCGAAATCTTCGATACCGGGGTGTTGATGACCGCCTACCTTGTCTCCCTGTTCGTATATGATTACAAGGTAACGTTTTTTTCCTGCCTGTTCATTCCCCTTGCAATGTTCATTGCAGAGAAGCTCAAAACCCTCATGTACAGGTATTCTCTGGCCTACCGGCAAAAAAGCAGTGAAATCGCAAGCCTTACGTATGACTCTCTGGAGAATGTACTTATGTACCGTGCAAATGGCATGGAAGGGGCCAATGCAGTCAGGTATGCTGCAGAACTGGAAGATTTACGCAAGAAAGCAACGAAGGCAAGCATCCTGGAAAATACTATGCAACCTATCTACAACATCATTGCAATGATCGGGGTGGTCACTGTGCTCTACCTTGGCGGTGGCAAAGTCATTAGCGGCGAATGGACCCTTGGGGTATTCGTAACCTATATGACCATGTTTGGAGCCTTGGCGGTAAAGGCAAGCAAAGCTGCCAAGCTGTTCAATTCCGTACAGAAATCACAGATTTCCTGGAAACGGATAAAACCGTTCCTCGGTGAATACCAAACCAAAGAAGCGGTTCAAATCGAAGACACGTTGCAAACGAAACTAGAAGTCCTTGGCCTTGGCTTCACCTACCCCACCGGCAATGATGCCGTGTTACAGAATCTCAGCTTCTGTGCCAGAAGCGGTGAAATTATCGGGATAACAGGGCCAGTTGCCTCAGGGAAATCAACCTTGGGCTTGGCCTTGCTTGGCCTCTACCCCTACTTGGGAACTATCAAGATCGACGGCAAGGAACTGAGAGACTACACGGAGGCCCAGAGAAGCCAGATGATTTCCTATCTGGGGCATCAGAGCCAGCTACTCTCCGATTCCATATACAACAACATCACCATGGGAAGCAAGAAAGACATCTCGCAGGTTTTGCAGGATGTCTGCTTCGAGGAAGACCTTTCCAGCATGCAAGACGGAATCCACACGCTGGTAGGCAGCAACGGCATCCGGCTCAGCGGCGGACAGATGGCAAGAATCGCCCTGGCAAGGGCACTTCTGGATAAAAAGAAACTCATCATTCTTGATGACCCCTTCTCTGCAGTGGATAGGAAAACAGAAGGTACCATCATTGAAAATCTCAAACGACGATATACAGACAGCATCATCCTTATCATTTCGCATCGCCTCGCTTGGTTCAGCTCGTTGGACAGGATCATTCTTATCAAAGGATGCAACAACACAGAATACGGGACACACAGCCAACTGATGGAACGTTCACCATTCTACGCAACCATTTATCAGTTGCAGAATACCCAGGGAGATGAGAGAAATGAAAGCTAGTCTGGTCAAGAATTCCATCATCAACGTCTGTAAAGCCAAAAAAGGAACCTGCCTAGTCCTGGTAATTGCCATCTTCGGAACAGTCTTCGCAAGCCTGGTTCCTCCGCAGGTTTTGAAACTGGTCATCGACAAGAATCTCGTCCCCAAGGTTCCGCAAGGGTTGCTTGCCTTGGCCCTGCTCTACCTGGGTGCCCTGCTTTGCATCGGACTGTTCGATTTCACCAAGGAAGCGGTTATCACGGTTCTGGGACAGACGATAACCAAGGAAATCCGTTCCGAGATGATGGATAAACTGGAAACCATCCCTGCAAGTTATTTCTCGTCCCAGAACGCCGGGGAAATCGTCTCACGGTTTACCAATGATGTGGATTCGATCAATGCCATGTTCTCAAGTGGGATTGTGGGACTGGCAATCGACTGTTTCAAGATTATTGGGATTGTAATTTCCATCTGGTTGTTCAGCAGCCAGCTCGGTCTTATTGTCCTGGTATTGCTACCGGTAATCTTTCTCATCTCGCGCCTCTTCCAGAAAAGCATGCTCAAAGCCCAATTGGAAAATCGCAGGGTAATCGGAAGGGTAAACAACCATATCGGTGAAAGCATCAAGAACATGCTCATGATCAAAAGCAATAGCAAAGAGCGCTATATGGAAGAGACCTATACCAAGTATCTGCAGCAAAACTTCAAGACAATCGAAAAGGTGAATTTCTTCGATTCTGTCTTCCCCCCGATCATCCAGATTACAAGGGCCTTGGTCATAGCACTCATTGTGGTCCTTTCTTCAAAAGAGTTACACTTTTTAGGCATTACCCTGGGAATGGTGGCGGCTTCCATCGACCTGGTATCAAACCTCTTCATTCCGATTGAGAACCTTGGCATGGAGCTGCAGAATATCCAGTCTTCAATCGCAGGCAGCCGACGTGTCGATGAGTTCTACAGGGAAAAGGAAGACGACAGCAAGGATACCACCATAACAGCCAAGGCAATTCTCTCACAGAAAACTACGGCTAACCTTGTATTCGACCATGTCAGTTTCCATTATGACAAGGGCGTTGAAATCCTTAAAGACATTTCTTTGAACATACAGGATCGGGAAAAGGTCACGTTGGTTGGCAGGACCGGAGTCGGAAAATCGACATTGTTCAAGCTGGTTCTGGGTTTGCTCAAACCGACCAAAGGAAGCATAACCATCAACGGGGTAGACGTATATGCAATTCCTAATAGCGAGAAGCGCAAGCTTTTCGGATATGTCGACCAAGGTTTCCAGATCATTGTGGGAACCATTGGGGAACAAATCAGCCTGAAAGACCCTTCCATTACCAAAGAACAGATAGAAAGGGCCCTCGAGGTGGTCGATCTTACAGAATATGTGCACTCGCTGGAAAAAGGAATCGACACCCCGGTTAGTGACAACTCCCTCTTTTCCCAGGGTCAGAAACAGTTGCTTGCGATTGCAAGGGCAATTGTGACCGACCCCCCGATTCTCCTGCTTGACGAGATAACGGCAAACCTTGATTCGGTAACCGAGGCAAAGCTTACTGCCGTACTGCAGAAAACCAGCCAGGAGCACACGGTGCTTTCCATTTCCCATAGGCTTTCCTCCCTAGTCGACTGTGACACCATGGTCATCCTGGAAAAAGGTAAGGTAAAGAACAGCGGCTCGCCTCAAAAGCTCATGGAGGAAGACGACTGGTTCAGAAGCCATAGGGAGCTGGAGAAGCTGACAGGAAGGTAATCCAAAAAAAGAGGTATCCCCTCCTTTCAATCATAGGACAAGAATTCGTCAATCTGCGCGGGCACTTCCTTCGCTTCCTTGGAAGGAAACAACACCCAGTCATGCATCAAACCTTCACCGAGCACCAAGGAGAGTGAGGAATCTTTGGCTTTTCCAACCTTTTCCTGCAAGAGCAGGCAATCGGGAAAGAAAATCTCATGGGTTCCTGCATAGAGCAGGATTTCCCCCAGATTGTCCAGGGTGCCAAAAAGAGGGGAAAGAAAAGGAATCGACAAATCATCCCCTCCGCTGTACAGGCTTGCAGCATACCGCAGGCCCTCGACAGAAAGGACGGGGTCGATCGGATCATAGTCAGCAATCTGTTTATTTTGCAGAGCTAGATCGAGCCAAGGGGAACACAGGACTGTCTTTTTGGGAAATGGCACAATTTTTTCATCTCTGAGTGCCTGTAAAAGAGCCAAGGCCAAACCACCCCCGGCAGAATCACCAAACAGGAAGAACGTATGGTCAGGATACCTACGGACAACCTCCCGGTATGTTTCAAGAACCATGGCTTTGGTTGCTTTCCAGGTACTTTCAGGGGCTAGGGGGTAATCGACGAAAGAAATGGTCAAAGGGTACTTACTGGCCAAGGCCCGGATAAGCCTGCGATGGAAGGCCGAGGCCTCAACTACATACGATCCTCCATGAAAAAATAACAGGTGCCTGCCATCGGGAGCTTTTCCGCTGACCGTCGTAACACATTTTCCCTGGGCTTCAAAGGTATCGAGGGTAAAACCAGATTTAAAATGTCTAGCATCCATCACCCCGTTTCCCCGGGGAGGATTCTTATAAAGCCTGGATGCAAGGTCTTTGCCTTTTATCAGTTTTAAAAAGGACTGGGCTACATCGGTGGTCGCACTCATTTTTCCTATCCCCTATTTTCCTAATCATAGGCATTTGATTTGCTATCGTCTAGGTTTGGCCAAGAATTGACAATCTCTCGGAAAGAAGACTTCGCATGCGTTCTTTGAGCGTTTCGGATGCAAAACTTGTTTCGATGGTTTCTATGAATTCGTTTTCAAGACCAAGGAGACGGTTTATAAGATTTACTGCTACCTTGTCATATAAATGAAAATTCTGAGCCAATTTCAAGAAATCAAGTCGGTTAAGATGTGCTTTTTTTTCCCCTAGGGTAAGCGCTGTTTCTTCCTTGTCAGAGCTCATGATCAGTTGTACGGGCAATAAGTCATAGAAGGGGGAAAGCACATATTTTTCAAAGTCCTCGGCTATCAATGAAAAATTTTTCAAATGCATATCGGAATTTCCTGTCATGAAACAAAATATAAGAAGGTAATATAAATTGGCAAGATCAAGATTCGGACGGTAGGACCACCGGGAAACAATCTTTGCGCATTGCTCATAGGAACCCTTGTATTTATCCTCTGTTAGACGAGATGAGAGTTGACAGAAGTCTTCCATTGGAATCCTGTGTATTTTGCCTTGGATTACCCGCCTGTCTATTCGCTTGGTTATATAGGCTAGACTACCGTCAGAAAGTCGCATCATTGCATGCGGAACAGTTTGTATACCGGCAACATCTGCCATCCGCATAACCAAATCCTCCGCCTGGGGCAGTTCCTTAAAATCTACCGAATTTGGTTTTAGAATGTACCCTGCAGGTACACCTACAAGCGTCAAACGAGAGGGATTGCCTCTTTTGCCATCAAGCAAATGCAGGGAAAGCTTTTTCTGGGCTCCGGGAACAGTGATTCCCATTCCAGTGGATTTCTTTGCAAGATCCTCAATCATGGTTTCTGACAATTCCAACTCAGGGATGTTTTTCGTACCGAAAAATTTATTACTACAGGCACCATGCCACTGGTTTGAGGTATCCACTTCTAAGGGCTTCCCACAATATAGACATCTTTGCATCAGATAGCCTCCACTGAAACCGCCCCGATACTATCCTTACAGGTGGCTAGCAACAATCCCATTCTGTCCCTTGGATTGAGTTTCCAAGTCTCCAATGATATTTCCAAAAGCCACCCCTCGGGAATAAGACCATCGAAGAAAGGGAAAAAGACAGTACTGGTAAACGCTTCTCCCTGCAACGGAAGCGTCAAGCTGACCGGATGTGGAACAGGTCCGGAAAGATAGGAAGCAGCATATGAGAAGGAATAGCCCTTTTCCGTTTCAGCTATAACTCCTGCAAAAATCCCATCAAAGAATACATTTCCCTGTCGAAACGTAGAAATCATAGGCCTTCCCCTTCCTTCGGCATTCTCCCAGGAACAGCCCTACTGCCGAACATAGACAAAGCCTGATTCACCTTGTCCAATCGTACCGTTTCCTTTCCTTGCTCCAGGTCACGGATGAATCTGAGTCCAAGCCCAGAACGCAAGGCAAATTCCTGCTGGGTCAATCCGGCTTTTTTGCGTTCTTCTTTGATATAAGTCCCGATTGGGTTACGACCACTATTTTCCATAGGTAATATTATACCCTTTCGAGTATAATCTGTCTATATATTATATATATTATACCCTAAAGGGTACAATTCTTAAAATACAAGGAGATCTATACCCGATAGGGCATACTTTTATGAACAAATACGCCATTTGGAGAAACAAGTGTTACTGCAAAGCTTCTTTGGTATACCCAAGGTCAAGCATCCGGTACAGGTATCTTGAGGCTACCGAGGCATAGGGATGCCACACGGCACAACGCTGTGTTATAGAGGAAATGGAAAGATCTTCGGTTTTATACAGATACCGATAGGCCTGCAGAAACGCACCGTCCTCATACGGAAGGACATCCATCCGGTCGAGCGCAAAGATCAGGTACATCTTGGCCGTCCAGGGACCGATTCCCTTAAGAGAGGTTAACCGACTTATCACTTCTTTGTCCAAACAGGTAGCGAGCTCCTTAAAGAAGGAAGGATGCTCCTGGCAATAGAGCGCTACATCCTTGATAGTCTGCGCCTTCCTGTTCGAAAGTCCTATAGAACGCATCTGCGCTATCTCGAGGCTGCTTATCGTCTCAGTGGTCAAATTGTAATTGCAAAGCAATTGAAACCGCTTTTCAATTACCTCGGCAACCTTGGAGGAGAGCATCTGAGAGATAACAAGGCCCACAACAAAAGTAAGTCCTTCTTCAGAAGTGGTATAGGAAAGCTTCCCTACCCGTTCGATTCCCTTTGCGAGGATCGGGTCTTTATTGCACAGGTACTGTATTTCCTCAGAGCTTTGATTATATTCGACCATTTTCTTCCCTTTTCCCTATTATTCTTTTACGATTCGCCCGCAGGGAAAATCGAGGGCAAACACATCCAGTTTTCCATCCCCGTCCCAGTCGAGTGTCCCATTGCATTGGTGGCATAGATAGATGGTCTTTAGATATTTCTTTTCCAACAAGGGGGGAACGACATCGCTGAAGGGCTTTGCATCGGGATGCAACTCTTTCATGAAATGGTAGAGGCCCTTGGTCCCCTTGCTGGAATTGCAACTCTTGCAGGCCCAGATCTGATTATGGATTCCCTGTATATGGTCGCATGTCCCACAGGTTTTTTTGATAAGCAGAGACTTTGGGACGATATGGTCCCAGGCCAGGTGATCTGGAGAACCGCAGTATGCGCAAACATGTTCAGTTTCAAGCATCTGCCTGTCTTCGCGCAGGATATCAGACCACTTTTTCTCATCGTCACGCAAAGCGCGAAACGTTTTCTTGATAAACCCGTAGGCTTGTTTCTTTGACTCCGGCCCAAAGGCAGAGCTGGCAATGATCTTTGCATACTGATAGAAAATGAGTTCTTTGATCGTCGTGACTTCCCGATCGGGCATACTGGCCTCCCGTTTCTTATGTAGATTCGAGTATATCCCTAATTTTTGGTTTATGTAGGAATTCTTAGGGACTTTTCTTTCGTTTTAGCAAAATAAATAAGGTAGCATGAGGTTCCTACAAAGAGGCTTGCTTGAGTGCAATTTACTCTAAAAACCTTTCTGGAATTTTTTAGGTGCGTTGAACATCAATTTAGAACAGTGCATCACCCAAATATACGAATAACAATATGTTCAAAAGCAAATTTTTCCTATCTACCCAATGGTTCTCCAAGCATCTTTCCCGCCCTGGCTTTACCCTCAGCAGTACTGCATCTTCTCTGTGTTTCTGTTATACTTACCTTCATGCAAGAACTTATCGAACAGACATTACAGAACTTATCCATAGCGTATCGTCTGGTACATCACCAGGCTGCCTACACCATGGCGGAAATGGAAGCATTGAATCTGAACCTTGGATGTACACACGTAAAGAACCTGTTTTTACGGGACCGAAAAAGCAGAAAATTCTTTTTGTTCTGTGTAAAAGGAGACAAACCGGTCAACCTGCAGCTGCTCTCGATCAAACTAGGGGTAGCAGGTGGGTTGAGCTTTGCAAATCACCAGCAGTTACAAGACAAACTGGGTCTTATGCCAGGTTCGGTAACCCCCTTGGGAATACTCAACGATGAGAAGCGAGAAGTAACAGTGGTGCTGGATTCAGGATTCACCGATACTGAGCTGGTTGGGGTGCATCCCAATGAAAATACAGCTTCGGTACTATTTATGTTTTCAGACTTGGTACGGATCCTTGTCGAGCATAAGACTCCGATACAATATATGGATTTGAAATGAACGCAAAAAAAGAACGGATTTATCAAGACACCTCCTATACCATCGATGCTGTGAAACTCGAGCTGGACAATGGAATGCTGTGTGAATTCCCCCTTATCAACCATCCCGGAGGGGTTGTCATTCTGGCAATGAACGAATACCGCCAGATTGCCCTGGTAAAACAAAATCGTTTTGCCATCGGGGAGGAGACGCTTGAGCTACCGGCAGGAAAGCTGGACAACAAACCGAATGAAACACCTTTAGATGGTGCAAAACGGGAATTGCGGGAAGAAGTGGGGGTTTTGGCCAACGACTGGACGTTTCTCGGCCATGTGTATCCATCACCCGGGATCCTCAATGAAAAACTCTGGTTATATTTTGCCAAAGACATCGTCCTCTCAAAACAAGACCTCGATTTCGACGAAATACTTACAGCAGAATGGATGAGCCTTTCCTCTTTCCGGTCACTGTTGCTCACAGGCAAAATAACCGATGCAAAAACCCTCTGCGCCTATGCCCTGGCAAAGGAAAAGAACTTTCTTTAGCACAACCGGGTTCCCTCCTTTCCAACACCTCCTTCAAGGGGGGCTCTGCTTCCTTCCCTGGGGAAGCAATTGATGACAACCACTTCCACCAGAGGGTAAAAAACTGCTAAGAACTGCAAAAACCCCCTGTTTTCATACGGTTTTTGCATCTTTTCCTTGAGGGAACTCCTAAACAGTGGTATCACAAGTAGTATGAAATTGAAAAACATATTATCGCCTGCCCTCGTCAAAATGCATCTTGAGGGAAAAACCAAGGAAGAGATAATCAGGGAACTGTTGGAAGTTCTGGTCGCAAATGGAAAAATTACCGATGTAGAAACTGTTTTTTCCGGGATTATGGTGAGGGAAAAAGAGATGTCTACAGGAATTCAGCATGGAGTTGCCATTCCCCACGTAAAAACCAAGGCAGTTAAAAACCTGGTAGCTTGCATCGGTTTAAAACCAGAAGGTGCCGATTTCCAAGCCCTCGACGGGGAACCGAGTACCATTTTTATTATGACGGTTTCCCCCATAGACCGCGTAGGACCGCATGTGCAGTTCCTTGCCGAGATCAGTAAAGTCATCAAAACAGCCGATACCCGTAGGCGTTTGCTTGAAACAAAAACGCCGCAAGAAGTCTTGGCAGTATTCGGTCTGTAGGAGAAAAACACTAATGTCTGAAGAAATGATGTTGTTGGTGATGCAACTGGGAGTAATCCTGCTTGCATCAAAATTTATGGGCTGGTTCTTTTCAAAAAAACTGAAACAGTCAAAGGTACTGGGAGAATTGATTGCAGGCATGATCATTGGGCCATTCATGCTAGGAGCCATTCCGCTGGGGAAGCTTGGACCTATGTTCCCCATGGTCTCTGGACCTATTCCGGTATCAGTCGAACTATATGGCTTTGCTACGATCGGCTCAATCTTTTTGCTGTTCGCCTCAGGTCTCGAGACAGACCTCCCTACCTTTATAAGGTTCTCGGGAAAAGCCTCAATCGTTGGGTTCGGCGGAGTAATCGTATCATTTTTCCTGGGAGCGGGAATCACCGTGCTCCTGGTTCCTGCCATTCACTCGATTATGGACCCCGAAGCGTTGTTTTTGGGAACCATCTGTACGGCAACCTCAATAGGGATTACCGCAAGGATCTTGAATGAGAAAAAGAAAATCTCTACCCCGGAAGGAGTAACCATACTTGCAGCCGCGGTGCTGGACGATGTCATCAGCATCATCCTGCTTTCCATTGTAGTCGGAATTGCAACGGTGGAGCAGAACGGGGGAACCATAGCCTGGCATACAATCGGACTCGTGGCAGGAAAGGCCATCGGGTTCTGGGTTCTTTGTATGGTCGTGGGCATTTTCATTGCGCCCCATATCACCCGCTCGCTGAAACGGTTCAATTCGTTGGAACTGATTGCCGAGATAACCTTTGGTCTCGCCCTCTTGCTTGCAGGATTGTCAGAGATGGTCGGTTTGGCAATGATCATCGGAGCTTACATCATGGGCCTGGCCCTTTCCCAGACTGATGTATCCTTTGAGATTTCCGAGCGTATCAATGCGGTAAGCGACTATTTTGTGTCCATGTTCTTTGCAGTGATGGGCATGATGGTGAACTTTGCCATGATCAAGCCGGTTTTGGGTTTTGGGCTTATCTTTGCCATCGTTGCCTTTATCGGGAAACTACTCGGATGCGGGCTCCCTGCCTTGTTCGCGGGTTTCAATATCCGTGGGGCTTTCAGGATCGGGGCAGGCATGCTTCCCCGTGGTGAGGTCACTTTGATCGTTGCAGGTATCGGATTGGCTTCGGGAGCCATCGGCGAAGACATGTTCGGGGTCGCGGTCGTAACCATGCTCCTAGCCTCGGTAGCAGCCCCACCCATGGTCGTCTTTGCCTTCAAGGG
The sequence above is a segment of the Sphaerochaeta pleomorpha str. Grapes genome. Coding sequences within it:
- a CDS encoding helix-turn-helix transcriptional regulator, producing MENSGRNPIGTYIKEERKKAGLTQQEFALRSGLGLRFIRDLEQGKETVRLDKVNQALSMFGSRAVPGRMPKEGEGL
- a CDS encoding Chromate resistance protein ChrB, encoding MEDQQWLLLNFTLPKEPSRVRVSVWRKLKKKGSINIGQSMWILPVSDPHLLFFTAISEEITQNKGTAFLLTATFIKEINAPDVIELFNSARNEEYTEFLEKCEDFSDEIEKETTIENFSFGELEENEEEYKKLSEWLQKILERDFFSSSVGLQAKQQLGKCQQLLEEFSSKVYSSSEEEGAI
- a CDS encoding alpha/beta hydrolase fold domain-containing protein; this encodes MSATTDVAQSFLKLIKGKDLASRLYKNPPRGNGVMDARHFKSGFTLDTFEAQGKCVTTVSGKAPDGRHLLFFHGGSYVVEASAFHRRLIRALASKYPLTISFVDYPLAPESTWKATKAMVLETYREVVRRYPDHTFFLFGDSAGGGLALALLQALRDEKIVPFPKKTVLCSPWLDLALQNKQIADYDPIDPVLSVEGLRYAASLYSGGDDLSIPFLSPLFGTLDNLGEILLYAGTHEIFFPDCLLLQEKVGKAKDSSLSLVLGEGLMHDWVLFPSKEAKEVPAQIDEFLSYD
- a CDS encoding DNA-3-methyladenine glycosylase family protein, with the protein product MVEYNQSSEEIQYLCNKDPILAKGIERVGKLSYTTSEEGLTFVVGLVISQMLSSKVAEVIEKRFQLLCNYNLTTETISSLEIAQMRSIGLSNRKAQTIKDVALYCQEHPSFFKELATCLDKEVISRLTSLKGIGPWTAKMYLIFALDRMDVLPYEDGAFLQAYRYLYKTEDLSISSITQRCAVWHPYASVASRYLYRMLDLGYTKEALQ
- a CDS encoding ABC transporter ATP-binding protein produces the protein MKASLVKNSIINVCKAKKGTCLVLVIAIFGTVFASLVPPQVLKLVIDKNLVPKVPQGLLALALLYLGALLCIGLFDFTKEAVITVLGQTITKEIRSEMMDKLETIPASYFSSQNAGEIVSRFTNDVDSINAMFSSGIVGLAIDCFKIIGIVISIWLFSSQLGLIVLVLLPVIFLISRLFQKSMLKAQLENRRVIGRVNNHIGESIKNMLMIKSNSKERYMEETYTKYLQQNFKTIEKVNFFDSVFPPIIQITRALVIALIVVLSSKELHFLGITLGMVAASIDLVSNLFIPIENLGMELQNIQSSIAGSRRVDEFYREKEDDSKDTTITAKAILSQKTTANLVFDHVSFHYDKGVEILKDISLNIQDREKVTLVGRTGVGKSTLFKLVLGLLKPTKGSITINGVDVYAIPNSEKRKLFGYVDQGFQIIVGTIGEQISLKDPSITKEQIERALEVVDLTEYVHSLEKGIDTPVSDNSLFSQGQKQLLAIARAIVTDPPILLLDEITANLDSVTEAKLTAVLQKTSQEHTVLSISHRLSSLVDCDTMVILEKGKVKNSGSPQKLMEEDDWFRSHRELEKLTGR
- a CDS encoding HNH endonuclease, whose amino-acid sequence is MPDREVTTIKELIFYQYAKIIASSAFGPESKKQAYGFIKKTFRALRDDEKKWSDILREDRQMLETEHVCAYCGSPDHLAWDHIVPKSLLIKKTCGTCDHIQGIHNQIWACKSCNSSKGTKGLYHFMKELHPDAKPFSDVVPPLLEKKYLKTIYLCHQCNGTLDWDGDGKLDVFALDFPCGRIVKE
- a CDS encoding PTS sugar transporter subunit IIA, with protein sequence MKLKNILSPALVKMHLEGKTKEEIIRELLEVLVANGKITDVETVFSGIMVREKEMSTGIQHGVAIPHVKTKAVKNLVACIGLKPEGADFQALDGEPSTIFIMTVSPIDRVGPHVQFLAEISKVIKTADTRRRLLETKTPQEVLAVFGL
- a CDS encoding HipA domain-containing protein — translated: MQRCLYCGKPLEVDTSNQWHGACSNKFFGTKNIPELELSETMIEDLAKKSTGMGITVPGAQKKLSLHLLDGKRGNPSRLTLVGVPAGYILKPNSVDFKELPQAEDLVMRMADVAGIQTVPHAMMRLSDGSLAYITKRIDRRVIQGKIHRIPMEDFCQLSSRLTEDKYKGSYEQCAKIVSRWSYRPNLDLANLYYLLIFCFMTGNSDMHLKNFSLIAEDFEKYVLSPFYDLLPVQLIMSSDKEETALTLGEKKAHLNRLDFLKLAQNFHLYDKVAVNLINRLLGLENEFIETIETSFASETLKERMRSLLSERLSILGQT
- a CDS encoding prolyl-tRNA synthetase associated domain-containing protein, with the translated sequence MQELIEQTLQNLSIAYRLVHHQAAYTMAEMEALNLNLGCTHVKNLFLRDRKSRKFFLFCVKGDKPVNLQLLSIKLGVAGGLSFANHQQLQDKLGLMPGSVTPLGILNDEKREVTVVLDSGFTDTELVGVHPNENTASVLFMFSDLVRILVEHKTPIQYMDLK
- a CDS encoding NUDIX hydrolase yields the protein MNAKKERIYQDTSYTIDAVKLELDNGMLCEFPLINHPGGVVILAMNEYRQIALVKQNRFAIGEETLELPAGKLDNKPNETPLDGAKRELREEVGVLANDWTFLGHVYPSPGILNEKLWLYFAKDIVLSKQDLDFDEILTAEWMSLSSFRSLLLTGKITDAKTLCAYALAKEKNFL
- a CDS encoding ABC transporter ATP-binding protein encodes the protein MARLPIAPIKEPGKILNYWKKEKLIVACIVFFGLTFNTLTILGPIYQGKLIDAIVQGNNLKALLQLAATFILLVVTIQLLRYYKRFFIRRFANNTSATMRLMVYNNIMHKSMTELEKENAGNLMTRAISDVDLCVEGMRKFTTEIFDTGVLMTAYLVSLFVYDYKVTFFSCLFIPLAMFIAEKLKTLMYRYSLAYRQKSSEIASLTYDSLENVLMYRANGMEGANAVRYAAELEDLRKKATKASILENTMQPIYNIIAMIGVVTVLYLGGGKVISGEWTLGVFVTYMTMFGALAVKASKAAKLFNSVQKSQISWKRIKPFLGEYQTKEAVQIEDTLQTKLEVLGLGFTYPTGNDAVLQNLSFCARSGEIIGITGPVASGKSTLGLALLGLYPYLGTIKIDGKELRDYTEAQRSQMISYLGHQSQLLSDSIYNNITMGSKKDISQVLQDVCFEEDLSSMQDGIHTLVGSNGIRLSGGQMARIALARALLDKKKLIILDDPFSAVDRKTEGTIIENLKRRYTDSIILIISHRLAWFSSLDRIILIKGCNNTEYGTHSQLMERSPFYATIYQLQNTQGDERNES
- a CDS encoding HipA N-terminal domain-containing protein yields the protein MISTFRQGNVFFDGIFAGVIAETEKGYSFSYAASYLSGPVPHPVSLTLPLQGEAFTSTVFFPFFDGLIPEGWLLEISLETWKLNPRDRMGLLLATCKDSIGAVSVEAI